CGGTCCATGATTCGCAGTGCGGCCTCGTGCTCGGCCTGGTCGATTTCCGCCACCGCATCGGAGACCACAAAGACGCGATAATTGTGCTGGCAGGCGTCGCGCACGTTGCTTTCCACGCACACCGCGGTGGTCACCCCGCATACGATGAGATTCTTGACTTGAAGCGCGCCCAACATCACGCCCAGACCGGCGGAGACAAAGGCGCTGTAGCGCACCTTGTCGATGACATACTCGCCGGCTAGCGGGCGAAGCTCATCGAGCACCTCGTAGTCCCAAGTGCCCTTTACCACGAAGCCCTCGCGGATCTGGCCGGCCAGTCGGGGCTGATCGCGCATCTTGAGGGTGGTATCCGAAAAGTCCGCCTCGTGATAGGCGCGAGTAAAGATTACAGGTATGGCGGCTTGGCGCGCGGCCTGCAGCAGGCGAAGGCATCCCGGGGTGGCGCTATTGAGCCGCGCCGCCGCCATCCCTAGACGTGCGTAGGAGCCTCGGGGATGGCAAAATCCGTTTTGCATATCGACGATCAGCAGCGCGCTGCGTTCGCCCTTGAGATCCATCGCGCACCTCTCGCTATCGACTAATTATCGCTAGGCTCTAACATGGCCGGCGCTGTCGCGTCAAAGTCTGCTCTCCCCTGGAACCGGGAATCTGCCCCGGCTCGAACCCAAAGCCTCGTTGTAAGCGGCTCAGACCCCGGCGAACCAGTCGTAGCCCTGGTCTTCCCAGTAACCACCGCTGGGCGCCGGCATAAAGTTGATCGCGCTCAAATACTTGACCATTTTGTAACCCAGCTTGACCGCCGAGTAGAGCCGCACTGGGGCGCCATGCTCGGCGCTCAGCGGATGACCGTTCATTGCATAGGCCAGGATCGTCTGCGGATGAAAGGCACTGGCGCGGTCCCACGATGACCAGTAGTTGGAGTCAAAACTGCGGAACTCGACATAGCGGGCGCTGGGCTGAGCATCCACCAGCCGCGCGAGGTCGACCATCCGCACTCCGCGCCACGATGCCACCGCCGACCAACCCTCCACGCAGTGATGTTGCACACGCATCTCCACCGCCGTCATCTCCTGCAATTGCGCCAGCGTCAGCACCATCGGGCGGCGGACCAGGCCGCCGATACTCAAAGTCCAGTTGGGAGGAGGCTGGGGCAGGAAATCGGAGATGTAGTAGACCGGGATCGCGGCTTCGGGAGTCTGCGCCGTGGCGGGAAGCTGGGGTGCCAGGCGATTTGCCGAGTAGAGCCAAGCCTGGAAGCCGCCATTCCAGCTCTGCATCGCTCTAAGAAAGGCGCTTACCGGCCGGCTTTGGCATCCGCCCAGCAGCGCACCCGCGCTGGCACCTAGGATAAATCTGCGCCGGCTCACCCCCGCAACGCTCGCCCTGGCGCTACTCATGCTGTCCTCCCGTGATCATCTTGACCAATTTGCGGGGATGACACAGGACCAGCACCAGGTGGAGTGCGGCGAATAGCGCAATCATCCCCAAGCCGGCCAGATGAACCGCGCGTGCGCCGTCGTAGCCGCCAAAGAGAGTGGTGAGAAGGTGAAGTTGAACCGGCTCATAGATCGCCAAGCCCGACAGCACCATGACGGCGGCCACGCCGATTACGCCGCTGTAGGCTAGCCGCTGCAGGCCATCGTAAAAATCG
The Candidatus Binataceae bacterium DNA segment above includes these coding regions:
- a CDS encoding isochorismatase family cysteine hydrolase; the encoded protein is MDLKGERSALLIVDMQNGFCHPRGSYARLGMAAARLNSATPGCLRLLQAARQAAIPVIFTRAYHEADFSDTTLKMRDQPRLAGQIREGFVVKGTWDYEVLDELRPLAGEYVIDKVRYSAFVSAGLGVMLGALQVKNLIVCGVTTAVCVESNVRDACQHNYRVFVVSDAVAEIDQAEHEAALRIMDRMFAWVVDSAQAVAAIGALNRGRNAA
- a CDS encoding molybdopterin-dependent oxidoreductase; translation: MSSARASVAGVSRRRFILGASAGALLGGCQSRPVSAFLRAMQSWNGGFQAWLYSANRLAPQLPATAQTPEAAIPVYYISDFLPQPPPNWTLSIGGLVRRPMVLTLAQLQEMTAVEMRVQHHCVEGWSAVASWRGVRMVDLARLVDAQPSARYVEFRSFDSNYWSSWDRASAFHPQTILAYAMNGHPLSAEHGAPVRLYSAVKLGYKMVKYLSAINFMPAPSGGYWEDQGYDWFAGV